The genome window GTGTGCTCCCTACATCTCACCGCACTGAGCAATCACAACGGGCAGCTTGGGTTTGTTGTTTGGACCGGTGGGTACGTTCTGGAAAAAAGAGACCAGGTTAGTTTAGTCCTGGCTGAGCTCTTTTCTGAAAGTTTTATGATAAGAAGCTGCCCTATGCCAAGTTGGTCCGTGTAGCCCTGCACTGGTCACTCTGgccaacagcagctctccagaatcttTGGCAGAGGGTGTCCTTCCCCAGTCTTTGCTACCAGGGATGCTTTCAACAGAAGATGCTGAAAACTGAATTTGGAACCGCCTACATGCAAAATATCCTATCACTGTGCTACAGCCTGTTAATGACAGGCCACTCTTCCTAAACTGAAAACCATGGCCTGCAGTAGTCTCACCTTGCTGAATAACAAGTGCTCCTTACCTAAGATACTCCCACTTTTATTTACAGaggtatttatactctgcttttctccctcaatggggatccaaagcagcatacatcattcttcaTTTTTGTCCTTTGAGGTAGGGGAGTAAGAGAGAAAGACAGGCCCAGAGTCACCTAATGAATGTTCAAGGCAGAGTGGGTAcctgaacttgggtctcccatatcctacttCAAAACTTTAAGCTAATATACCATCCTGGCTCTCTTTTGGCTAGTGGCATCAATTTTATGAGCGCCTGGGCCATCCACGAGGAGACCCCATTTGTGTAACAAAATATGCTTCCAGACCACAATTAGAAGAATGGCTCTTAAGAATATCGAAACCATGGTTGCTGTAGAGAGCTTTGGAAATGCTTGGCCACCCCCAACAGAGAGATGTGGCTAAGACTTTTGCCTAGACCTCAGATTTGCGTAACTTACTGTTTCTAGGATCAAGCTAGCAGagattttgaatgtatttttggTGAGGAATGGCACGGAGAGTGAGATGAGATGGCCAGGACAGTCCCAAAAGCAGCATAAGGTGGGTGGTGGATGGAGCTGTGGCTCAGCTCCTTGATCCTTTTCCAGCCAATATGTACGTTTCCGTGCTTTGCCTCTACCCCCATGAGGGTTAGAAACCTCTTTCACAAAGCTAAGGGTTTCTAGGATCCCAGCTCTACATCAAGAGTACACACTTGTGTGTTGAGTCCACAAAAGGTGCATGACATGTACAGCTCCAAACTCAAATACTTACTTCAATTTTTCTCATGACGAGCAGCCCGTCGATTATTTTACCTGCCACATTAAAAAAGGAGAATGATTTCATTATTTCACGATGCTTGCAACAAAATTAAAGGTCAAGTTGCTGCATGCAAGAGGGACAGGAGAACGATGATGAGAGGATGGTGTAAATACAAACAAAACTGCTTTGAATATCATTTGATAGCATTTGTTGGTGCAAAAGACAGCCGTATTTATTTTTTGACGGGGTGAGGACTGAGGGAACACATTTCCATTGTGAGACTTATTTTCAACCAATACCTATTTGCTAGAGGACAAGCCTTCAAGTGGCAAAAAGAATCCATTTTAACACTTCCAACATTTAAGGGCTGAAAGTCTGGTTCATTTCCTTCAACATACATGGAAAGATCTGCCCACCCACATGTAATCTTTGAACAGTTTTCCATAGATGTTATGCTGATGAAAACCTATTCTAATCTAAACGTGTTTGATAAATCATGGCCCTAGGCCATGGGGAGATTTacaactaatttttaaaaagcctgtgcTAAAACTCCACACCTATTAAACATACAATACTGAGGGGGATGGGAAAGAGACTCTCTAACTGATAGTAAGCACCAGAGACTACATTTTAAAGAAAGGGGGTGTGTATAAAAAATGACTGCATATGAAAGCTGCCGTTAACCCATATACTAGTGAGTAAAAAAAGAAAGCACAGAAAAGGGTTTGGATGTTCCAAGTTAATTCCATGCCTTTAAATGAAATAGACAAGACTTGAACACCTTTGCCAGATTCCAAAGCATAAATCGGTTTTCCTTCAATGCTGTTTTAGTAAGTTATGCAGGGACAAAAGTTCTAGAAACATCATAATTGAGAGAGACATAGAAATTGAAGCAAGTCTGGGGAGAAACACTGCTctctaaatccagaggagttagtctgtagtggcaaaatagtaaagagtcaagtagtacctttaagaccaaccaactttattgtagcataagttttcgagagccacagatgcatctgacgaagagagctgtggctcttgaaagcttatgctacaataaagttgggatGGGGCCTCTGTGCTTTTACACCACACCTTCCTTCCACACCCTGAGGGGCAAGCAGCTTAGGAAACGGTGGGATTTTTCAAAAGCAGGAGGCAAATACATTGGGGTGGGCTGTTCCAAGGGCAAAACATTCTGACCTTCCCCCTCCTGAACACCAAAACTACTCTCTATCCACATcctgtgcccagaagatggccactCACCAAAGACGACGTGCTTCCCATCCAGCCAGTCGCACTTAGAGCATGTGATGAAGAACTGGCAGCCGTTGGTGCTTGGGCCACTGTTTGCCTGGCAGGAAAGGCACATGAGAAATCAGGGGAGAGAAACCACCTCTCGGCCTGAGAGCGTATGCGCCCAGATCCAAGCTACCGCAAAGGACAGCAAAAGGAAACTGCACAAGGTGGTGGTGTTGCAAGTCAACTCAGACCTGTCactctctcccagcctaaccaACTTCAGATGGGATTTTTTGGGTAAGGCTATAACAGAACCGCATATGCATATccttgggaggaaaggtggggcagAAATGTATCGGAGACAGAAACGCACATGCCGAGCTTGCAAAGGCAGCTCTTGCACACCTAACACTCAACAAAGCAAACCAGGCATCCCAACTCTCCCATAACGTCCGAGTAACTCGAGCTTGCAAAAGCTGTGGAAGGGGATTCTGAACTGAGCAATTTCAGGCAGGGCATTCACGGATTTGCCTTCTAAAATTCCACACCTATGCACTTGTTATTGTGGGCCAGAAGAGACTGCCGGGACCTCTCTTAATTCAGCCCCCAAAAGCAACAGCATCTGCATCCCAAGTCCAAATTTAATCAAGCACCTTCTCATTCAGAAGCTTACGTTCTGAGTAATGGCTTCCAAGCCTAGCCAAGGATGAAGCCCGGCCAACAAATGATTTTGCTGTGCCGATGCCAAGGATTAGGCGTTTGCCTTTTCAATTGGTGCACGCTTCACCATCTCTTCGCTCTCTCAAATCCACTCCATCTCGTTCTCGGTGGACAGTTTCGCACAGTGCAACGATTtccaagccctcccccccccccccccgggagacaGGAGTGATCTTTCATTACCCGAAGCTGGGTTTGCAGTAAGGCCACCACAGATCCTGCAAGACTTATTCCTGGAAGCTTTCCTGGCCACAGGAAAATGTGTTTATAACAACGTTAATCCCACGTTTCGTCCAGAAAGCTCAGGCCATTGCACACAAAGGTAGTACATGGAGTAGCATACATACAATACAGCCACTGTCTAGGGAGCCATACCCAGAGCAACTTGGTCCCACATTATGCACGTGGGGTTTTCCAGCACAAAAGTCCACTCAACAGCCTTGCCTGCTACCCTGTCCCAAAGAAAAAGCCATGCATGGAAGCACCAAATTAAGCCAGAGAGGGGAGTTCTGCTGCAGTGCTCTTTGCCTTGGGACTTACCATAGACAACAAGCCAGGAGCCGAGTGTTTTAGCTTGAAGTTCTCATCAGCAAAGGGACCCCGGTATATGCTGGCCACTCCAGTCCCGTCTCCCTGTTTGAAAAGGGGGGAAGGTATTCAAGTCCACCTTTCCAAAGCTTGGGTTCCTGAGCACAGGGGACAACTACTGATGTCAGAACATTGTCTTTTGAACAGCAGTGCTTTCCTCCCTCGTCACATTAAAAAGGAAGATGGACAGTTTTGCTCTGTTCCTTGAGACAGCCTGAAAAGATTACCCAGATTGGCCCCCTTTCCCCCACCTAATTATGGGACTCGGCCAAAGTGTTTATCTACATGCTATGCTTCAAGCAGAACAAAATGGTAGAACCATGCACTTCAGTCTACAAGTGGGAGaggagttatttttttaaagtctcctCACCTTGGGGATcctgttttgggtggaaaggcagcatatacatgTTTCGGTGGTgaacagtgccctcaagtcatagctgacttatggcaacccctagtggggttttcatggcaagggactaacagaggtagtttgccattgcctgcctctgcaactctggtatttgttggatgtctcccatccaattactaaccaaggccgactctgcttagcttctgagctctgatgagatcaggctcacctgggctatccaagtcaggacatacatgttttaaataaataaaataaaggctcCTCTCCATGGAAAAAGCTTCCTGCCTGTAGTTAGCTAACACACCAGGGAGAAAGGTTTAGTGTACTCCAGATGTAAAAAGAATCATCAAATACATCTGAGATAGAACTACACTAATCTCTCTTTTCCTCTAAGCTTACTACAGAAAGGGAGCTTTTCCCACAGGGACACATTCACAAAATAAaatcccccctccaccccacctaCACCCCAAAAGTCcagcattctaccacctcattctgcatGTCCCCCTGCATCAAATTCCATTCATTTCTGCTCTTGGCTCATCCCTGTAACCAAATAATCACACGAG of Eublepharis macularius isolate TG4126 chromosome 17, MPM_Emac_v1.0, whole genome shotgun sequence contains these proteins:
- the PPIH gene encoding peptidyl-prolyl cis-trans isomerase H, translated to MAVLASNPNNPVVFFDITIGGQEVGRMKVELFADVVPKTAENFRQFCTGEFRKDGVPIGYKGSTFHRVIKDFMIQGGDFVNGDGTGVASIYRGPFADENFKLKHSAPGLLSMANSGPSTNGCQFFITCSKCDWLDGKHVVFGKIIDGLLVMRKIENVPTGPNNKPKLPVVIAQCGEM